One Halomonas sp. M4R1S46 genomic window carries:
- a CDS encoding enoyl-CoA hydratase-related protein, protein MSEQLIEMQDNAGVVRLTINRPKALNALNSEVIAGLETVLVELEARDDLRAVLITGAGEKSFVAGADIAEMKDKTPEQARAFAGQALRTIKRLETLPVPVVALVNGFCLGGGCELALACDWAVASDNAVFGQPEALLGVIPGFGGTQRLPRRVGPAMALDLVTTGRKIDAHEALRIGLVNRVMPQAELEDYAGELTRQLGGNGPQAVRGAKQAVHDGMDQDLDSALALETSLFALCFAGEEQKEGMAAFVEKRQPNF, encoded by the coding sequence ATGAGCGAGCAACTGATCGAGATGCAGGACAACGCCGGCGTCGTGCGCCTGACCATCAACCGTCCCAAGGCGCTCAATGCCCTGAACAGCGAGGTGATCGCCGGACTCGAGACGGTCCTGGTCGAGCTGGAGGCCCGCGACGACCTGCGGGCCGTGCTGATCACCGGCGCCGGGGAGAAATCCTTCGTCGCCGGCGCCGACATCGCCGAGATGAAGGACAAGACCCCGGAGCAGGCGCGGGCCTTCGCCGGCCAGGCCCTGCGCACCATCAAGCGCCTGGAGACCCTGCCGGTGCCGGTGGTGGCCCTGGTCAACGGCTTCTGCCTGGGGGGGGGCTGCGAGCTGGCCCTGGCCTGCGACTGGGCGGTGGCCAGCGACAACGCCGTCTTCGGCCAGCCCGAGGCGCTGCTCGGGGTGATCCCGGGCTTCGGTGGCACCCAGCGCCTGCCGCGCCGGGTCGGTCCGGCCATGGCCCTGGATCTGGTCACCACCGGCCGCAAGATCGATGCCCATGAGGCGCTGCGCATCGGCCTGGTCAACCGGGTGATGCCCCAGGCCGAGCTCGAGGACTACGCGGGGGAGCTGACCAGGCAACTGGGCGGCAACGGCCCGCAGGCGGTGCGTGGGGCCAAGCAGGCGGTGCACGACGGCATGGACCAGGACCTCGACAGCGCCCTGGCGCTGGAGACCAGCCTGTTCGCGCTGTGCTTCGCCGGCGAGGAGCAGAAGGAGGGCATGGCCGCCTTCGTCGAGAAGCGCCAGCCGAACTTCTGA
- a CDS encoding 3-hydroxyacyl-CoA dehydrogenase NAD-binding domain-containing protein produces MSQQPIGVVGAGTMGHGIAQVLVTSGFPVQLYDVADAQLERARGAIDKGLGKLVAKDKLAEADKDTALGRLATSTTLDALADCEVIIEAAPEQPALKEKLFRDLSHLTGDAILASNTSSLSLTRLAAVCERPERVVGMHFFNPVPVLKLVEVIRAEQTSDATVARIGRLAEALGKTAVPVGDSPGFAVNRLLVPMINEAAFLVQEGAATPEAVDEAMKLGAAHPLGPLALADLIGLDVCLAIMEVLQDGFGDPKYRPCPLLKRMVDAGYLGRKSGRGFHTYS; encoded by the coding sequence ATGAGCCAACAACCGATCGGCGTGGTCGGCGCCGGGACCATGGGGCATGGCATCGCCCAGGTGCTGGTCACCAGCGGCTTCCCGGTCCAGCTCTACGACGTGGCCGACGCCCAGCTCGAGCGTGCCCGGGGCGCCATCGACAAGGGCCTGGGCAAGCTGGTGGCCAAGGACAAGCTGGCCGAGGCCGACAAGGACACCGCCCTGGGTCGCCTCGCCACCAGCACGACGCTGGATGCCCTGGCCGACTGCGAGGTGATCATCGAGGCGGCCCCGGAGCAGCCAGCGCTCAAGGAGAAGCTGTTCCGCGATCTCAGCCACCTGACCGGCGACGCCATCCTCGCCTCCAACACCTCCTCGCTGTCGCTGACCCGCCTCGCCGCCGTCTGCGAGCGCCCCGAGCGGGTGGTGGGCATGCACTTCTTCAACCCGGTCCCGGTGCTGAAGCTCGTCGAGGTGATCCGCGCCGAGCAGACCTCGGATGCGACCGTGGCGCGCATCGGGCGGCTTGCCGAGGCGCTGGGCAAGACCGCCGTACCGGTGGGCGACTCCCCGGGGTTCGCGGTCAACCGCCTGCTGGTACCGATGATCAACGAGGCGGCCTTCCTGGTGCAGGAGGGGGCGGCCACTCCCGAGGCCGTGGACGAGGCCATGAAGCTCGGCGCCGCCCATCCCCTGGGGCCGCTGGCCCTGGCCGACCTGATCGGCCTCGATGTCTGCCTGGCGATCATGGAGGTGCTGCAGGACGGCTTCGGCGACCCCAAGTACCGGCCCTGCCCGCTGCTCAAGCGCATGGTCGATGCCGGCTACCTGGGTCGCAAGAGCGGCCGCGGTTTCCATACCTATTCGTGA
- a CDS encoding acyl-CoA dehydrogenase: MTPFAAPVRDVRFVLEELLEHDSLSLPGFEETTPELVEAVLEEAARLAGAVWAPLNAGGDRQGCRRREDGGVEVPDGFAEAYRAYAEGGWNGIGVAEALGGQGLPEVVASAVQEMLHGANMALGLCPMLTAGAIEALAHHGSAAQQARYLAPLVEGRWTGTMNLTEPQAGSDLSRVRTRAVPCPDAEGDHYRLTGQKIFITWGEHDCAENILHLVLARTPDAPQGNRGLSLFLVPKFLVNDDGSLGERNDVTCTSLEHKLGIHGSPTCTLSFGEQGGAIGYRIGEPGRGLNHMFTMMNEARHKVGLQGIGVAERACQQALAHALERTQGRRPASRGGQECAIAEHLDVKRMLLSMRARTDALRALALTCAAQMDVARHAEDAEARHAAQARVDVLIPVVKAFSTDQAVDIASLGLQVHGGMGYVEETGAAQLLRDARIAPIYEGTNGIQALDLAGRKLTRDGGAALDGLIDEVEATARALSISEDLHYLGESLAAGATDLRLAASLVLEQSHDPDLGPDAVQAHATPFLTLTGHVLCAWQMGRAALKAEAALAEGSSDPFYRAKLASADFALRHWLPLGRAQLAGIEAGMARLADLDPASF, translated from the coding sequence ATGACCCCCTTCGCCGCTCCCGTTCGCGACGTCCGCTTCGTGCTCGAGGAACTCCTCGAGCACGACTCGCTATCGCTGCCCGGCTTCGAGGAGACCACCCCCGAGCTGGTCGAGGCGGTGCTGGAGGAGGCCGCCCGGCTCGCCGGCGCGGTCTGGGCGCCCCTCAATGCCGGCGGCGACCGCCAGGGCTGCCGCCGGCGCGAGGACGGTGGTGTCGAGGTGCCGGATGGCTTCGCCGAGGCCTATCGCGCCTACGCCGAGGGCGGCTGGAACGGCATCGGGGTCGCCGAGGCGCTGGGCGGCCAGGGCCTGCCCGAGGTGGTGGCCAGCGCCGTGCAGGAGATGCTGCATGGCGCCAACATGGCGCTGGGCCTGTGCCCCATGCTCACCGCCGGCGCCATCGAGGCCCTGGCCCATCACGGCAGCGCGGCACAGCAGGCCCGCTACCTGGCGCCGCTGGTCGAGGGCCGCTGGACCGGTACCATGAACCTCACCGAGCCCCAGGCGGGGTCGGATCTCTCCCGGGTGCGCACCCGGGCGGTGCCCTGCCCGGATGCCGAGGGCGACCACTACCGCCTCACCGGCCAGAAGATCTTTATCACCTGGGGCGAGCACGACTGCGCCGAGAACATCCTGCACCTGGTGCTGGCGAGGACCCCGGACGCCCCCCAGGGCAACCGGGGCCTCTCGCTGTTCCTGGTGCCCAAGTTCCTGGTCAACGACGACGGCTCCCTCGGCGAGCGCAACGACGTGACCTGCACCTCTCTCGAGCACAAGCTCGGCATCCACGGCTCGCCGACCTGCACGCTGAGCTTCGGCGAGCAGGGCGGCGCCATCGGCTACCGGATCGGCGAGCCCGGCCGCGGCCTGAATCACATGTTCACCATGATGAACGAGGCCCGCCACAAGGTCGGCCTCCAGGGCATCGGCGTGGCCGAGCGGGCCTGCCAGCAGGCCCTGGCCCATGCCCTGGAGCGCACCCAGGGGCGCCGTCCCGCGTCCCGCGGCGGCCAGGAATGCGCGATCGCCGAGCACCTCGACGTCAAGCGCATGCTGCTCTCCATGCGGGCCCGCACCGATGCCCTGCGCGCCCTGGCGCTGACCTGCGCCGCCCAGATGGACGTGGCGCGCCATGCCGAGGACGCCGAGGCGCGCCATGCCGCCCAGGCCCGGGTCGACGTGCTGATCCCGGTGGTCAAGGCCTTCTCCACCGACCAGGCCGTGGACATCGCCTCCCTGGGGCTGCAGGTCCATGGTGGCATGGGCTATGTGGAGGAGACCGGGGCCGCCCAGCTGCTGCGCGATGCCCGCATCGCGCCCATCTACGAGGGCACCAATGGCATCCAGGCCCTGGACCTGGCCGGGCGCAAGCTGACCCGGGACGGTGGCGCCGCCCTCGACGGCCTGATCGACGAGGTGGAGGCCACCGCCAGGGCGCTGTCCATCAGCGAGGACCTGCACTACCTCGGCGAGAGCCTGGCCGCCGGCGCCACCGACCTGCGCCTGGCCGCGTCGCTGGTGCTGGAGCAGAGCCACGACCCCGACCTCGGCCCGGATGCCGTCCAGGCCCATGCCACGCCCTTCCTGACGCTGACCGGGCATGTGCTCTGCGCCTGGCAGATGGGCCGCGCCGCCCTCAAGGCCGAAGCCGCCCTGGCCGAGGGCAGCTCCGACCCCTTCTATCGCGCCAAGCTGGCCAGCGCCGACTTCGCGCTGCGTCACTGGCTGCCCCTCGGCCGCGCCCAGCTGGCGGGGATCGAGGCCGGCATGGCGCGCCTGGCCGACCTCGACCCGGCCAGTTTCTGA
- a CDS encoding MFS transporter: MSRQLLLMALAPLLGLFILGIGNGFLATLITLRLDAAGESPVVIGWVSSAYFIGLALGAMLNDRLLLAIGHIRAYGSFASLVAVTVLLQGLFFEPVAWFVLRLIGGWATVGVFLVIESWLLAAGDAQVRGRLLALYMIAIYAAGVLGQLLLGVTQSMGPTAPFMVIGLLASLSVLPMAMIPRVTPLLEKAEPLSPLRLITLTPTGVMGSFGSGLAVAAVYTLLPLYLQRVGFAVDRVGQLMAVMVLGAMLLQYPVGRWSDRHDRQMVLILIGAFCALISAGILWLPLPPWGLAALLFLLGGGVFSLYPVSVGHAADRAPAGALVRMSQGLLLINAIGSTLSPPIITPVMAVVGDAGLFWSLGALGLILVGFFGWRRSVRPAPVPVAPFSPTTPLSAAGAELSVTEAWRQGALEHEHVEDLSGAVPDVEVAEPLVGPPPPDEAHIVYYADDGTTPSEAEASGQRDMAGATRS, encoded by the coding sequence ATGTCCCGGCAGTTGCTGCTCATGGCCCTGGCTCCCCTGCTGGGGCTGTTCATTCTGGGGATCGGCAATGGCTTTCTGGCCACCTTGATCACCCTGCGCCTCGACGCCGCCGGCGAATCGCCGGTGGTGATCGGCTGGGTATCGTCCGCCTACTTCATCGGCCTGGCGCTGGGCGCGATGCTCAACGACCGCCTGCTGCTGGCGATCGGCCATATCCGTGCCTACGGCAGCTTCGCCTCGCTGGTGGCGGTCACGGTGCTGCTGCAGGGCCTGTTCTTCGAGCCCGTCGCCTGGTTCGTGCTGCGCCTGATCGGCGGCTGGGCCACGGTGGGCGTCTTCCTGGTCATCGAGAGTTGGCTGCTGGCCGCCGGCGACGCCCAGGTGCGGGGGCGGCTGCTGGCGCTGTACATGATCGCCATCTATGCCGCCGGGGTACTGGGCCAGCTGTTGCTGGGCGTCACCCAGTCCATGGGACCCACGGCGCCCTTCATGGTGATCGGCCTGCTCGCCTCGCTGTCGGTGCTGCCGATGGCCATGATCCCGCGGGTCACCCCGCTGCTCGAGAAGGCCGAGCCGCTCTCGCCGCTGCGCCTGATCACCCTGACGCCCACCGGCGTGATGGGCAGCTTCGGCTCGGGACTGGCCGTGGCGGCGGTCTACACCCTGCTGCCGCTCTACCTGCAGCGGGTCGGCTTCGCGGTCGACCGGGTCGGCCAGCTGATGGCGGTGATGGTGCTCGGCGCCATGCTGTTGCAGTACCCGGTGGGGCGCTGGTCGGACCGCCATGACCGCCAGATGGTACTGATCCTGATCGGCGCCTTCTGCGCCCTGATCTCCGCCGGCATCCTCTGGCTGCCGTTGCCGCCCTGGGGGCTGGCCGCGCTGCTGTTCCTGCTCGGTGGCGGGGTCTTCTCCCTGTACCCGGTCTCGGTCGGCCACGCCGCCGACCGCGCCCCGGCCGGTGCCCTGGTGCGCATGAGCCAGGGCCTGCTGCTGATCAACGCCATCGGCTCGACCCTGAGCCCGCCGATCATCACCCCGGTGATGGCGGTAGTCGGCGATGCCGGCCTGTTCTGGTCGCTCGGCGCCCTGGGCCTGATCCTGGTCGGCTTCTTCGGCTGGCGGCGCAGCGTGCGGCCGGCACCGGTGCCGGTGGCGCCGTTCTCGCCCACCACGCCGCTGAGTGCCGCGGGGGCCGAGCTGTCGGTGACCGAGGCGTGGAGGCAGGGGGCCCTGGAGCACGAGCACGTGGAAGACCTGTCCGGGGCCGTGCCCGACGTGGAGGTGGCCGAACCCCTGGTGGGACCGCCGCCGCCCGACGAGGCGCATATCGTCTACTACGCTGACGACGGGACGACCCCGTCCGAGGCTGAGGCGTCGGGGCAGAGGGACATGGCCGGCGCCACGCGGTCGTGA
- a CDS encoding class I SAM-dependent methyltransferase, with product MMPSCPLCASPETAPYHRDARRDYRACRECALVFVPAHQRLAPADEKAVYDRHQNSPDDAGYRRFLSRLFDPLVARLAPGARGLDFGAGPGPTLSVMFEEAGHPMAIYDPFYAPDTRVLERTYDFITATEVVEHLFAPGRELERLVERLAPGGWLGLMTKRVSTPEAFAGWHYILDPTHVCFFSEATFTWLAGRLDMRVHFPANDVVLLQRR from the coding sequence ATGATGCCGTCCTGTCCGCTATGTGCATCCCCCGAGACCGCCCCCTACCATCGCGATGCGCGGCGCGACTACCGGGCCTGCCGGGAATGCGCGCTGGTCTTCGTGCCCGCCCACCAGCGCCTGGCGCCGGCCGACGAGAAGGCGGTCTACGACCGGCACCAGAACTCCCCGGACGATGCCGGCTATCGACGCTTCCTGTCGCGGCTCTTCGACCCCCTGGTCGCCCGGCTGGCCCCCGGGGCCCGGGGGCTCGATTTCGGGGCCGGCCCCGGGCCCACCCTCTCGGTGATGTTCGAGGAGGCCGGCCATCCCATGGCCATCTACGATCCCTTCTACGCGCCGGATACCCGGGTGCTGGAGCGGACGTACGACTTCATCACCGCCACCGAGGTGGTCGAGCACCTCTTCGCCCCCGGCCGCGAACTCGAGCGGCTGGTCGAGCGCCTGGCCCCGGGGGGCTGGCTGGGCCTGATGACCAAGCGGGTCAGCACGCCCGAGGCCTTCGCCGGTTGGCACTACATCCTCGACCCCACCCATGTGTGCTTCTTCAGCGAGGCCACCTTCACCTGGCTCGCCGGGCGCCTCGACATGCGCGTGCACTTTCCCGCCAACGACGTCGTATTGCTGCAGCGTAGGTGA
- a CDS encoding VOC family protein — protein sequence MLSGLDHLVITVTDISRAVDFYTRVLGLDVRYRDQERVDLMLGDMALRLHWTATDIQPRAATPTPGSLDLCLRSQLPLDEFRRHLEALSVEVELGPVIRQGANGELESLYLRDPDGNLLEISRPLR from the coding sequence ATGCTGTCAGGTCTGGACCATTTGGTCATCACCGTGACCGACATATCCCGCGCCGTGGACTTCTACACTCGGGTACTGGGCCTCGACGTGCGCTACCGGGACCAGGAACGCGTCGACCTGATGCTGGGCGACATGGCCCTGCGCCTGCACTGGACCGCCACCGACATCCAGCCGCGGGCCGCCACGCCGACGCCGGGCAGCCTGGACCTGTGCCTGCGCAGCCAGCTGCCCCTCGACGAGTTCCGCCGGCACCTGGAGGCCCTGTCCGTCGAGGTGGAGCTGGGCCCGGTGATCCGCCAGGGCGCCAATGGCGAGCTCGAGTCCCTCTACCTGCGCGACCCGGACGGCAACCTGCTGGAGATCAGTCGCCCCCTGCGCTGA
- a CDS encoding DUF4870 family protein produces MNENQTAHRDPVVAESHPPPDTTLAMVVYALYLASFVVGFTSLVGVVIAYVYRGKGPDWLDEHYRYQIRTFWIGLLYGAVAALLTLIVIGFPLLIALAVWLIIRCVKGFKGLQEKRAPDNPDTWLV; encoded by the coding sequence ATGAACGAGAACCAGACCGCCCATCGCGATCCCGTGGTCGCCGAGTCCCACCCGCCGCCCGACACCACCCTGGCCATGGTGGTCTATGCCCTCTACCTGGCCAGCTTCGTGGTGGGCTTCACCTCCCTGGTGGGCGTGGTGATCGCCTACGTCTACCGCGGCAAGGGCCCGGACTGGCTGGACGAGCACTACCGCTACCAGATCCGCACCTTCTGGATCGGCCTGCTCTACGGGGCCGTCGCCGCCCTGCTCACCCTGATCGTGATCGGCTTCCCGCTGCTGATCGCCCTGGCCGTGTGGCTGATCATCCGCTGCGTCAAGGGCTTCAAGGGCCTGCAGGAGAAGCGCGCACCGGACAACCCGGACACCTGGCTGGTCTGA
- a CDS encoding lysophospholipid acyltransferase family protein, with protein MAAAQTNAGRHQARAVATLWRWLSAWRPAPLWRLARLAGPLVQAVSSRERRVTRVNLAQAYPTLGEAERRRLARDSLTHSSATMLELGFAWMGDPSRVAASILEVHGRELLDEARAEGRGVIVLAPHFGNWEILNFWLSSHFPFTAMYEPPKLAALDPVTRQGRERQGARLVPTNPRGVAALLKALKRCEAVGILPDQEPDWGSGVFAPFFGRPAYTATLLPKLVARTEARVVTGVARRLPGRGFALHFLAADARVYDADEASSAAGVNASVEAAIALDPAQYQWEYKRYRKVPEREAGRADWKRFRLY; from the coding sequence ATGGCAGCAGCGCAGACCAACGCCGGCCGCCACCAGGCCCGCGCCGTCGCCACCCTGTGGCGCTGGCTGTCCGCCTGGCGGCCGGCCCCGTTGTGGCGACTGGCCCGCCTCGCCGGCCCCCTCGTCCAGGCCGTCAGCTCCCGGGAGCGACGGGTCACCCGGGTCAACCTGGCCCAGGCCTACCCCACGCTTGGCGAGGCCGAACGACGTCGCCTGGCCCGGGACAGCCTGACCCACTCCAGCGCCACCATGCTCGAGCTGGGCTTCGCCTGGATGGGCGACCCGTCGCGGGTGGCGGCCTCGATCCTCGAGGTCCATGGCCGCGAGCTGCTCGACGAGGCCCGCGCCGAGGGCCGCGGGGTGATCGTGCTGGCCCCGCATTTCGGCAACTGGGAGATCCTCAACTTCTGGCTGTCGAGCCACTTCCCCTTCACCGCCATGTACGAGCCACCCAAGCTCGCCGCCCTGGACCCGGTGACCCGCCAGGGCCGCGAGCGCCAGGGGGCTCGCCTGGTGCCCACCAACCCCCGTGGCGTGGCGGCCCTGCTCAAGGCGCTCAAGCGTTGCGAGGCGGTGGGCATCCTCCCGGACCAGGAGCCGGACTGGGGCAGCGGGGTCTTCGCACCCTTCTTCGGTCGCCCGGCCTACACCGCCACCCTGCTGCCCAAGCTGGTCGCGCGCACCGAGGCCCGGGTGGTCACCGGCGTCGCCCGGCGCCTGCCCGGGCGCGGCTTCGCCCTGCACTTCCTGGCCGCCGACGCCCGGGTCTACGATGCCGACGAGGCGAGCTCCGCCGCCGGCGTCAACGCCAGCGTGGAGGCGGCCATCGCCCTGGACCCGGCCCAGTACCAGTGGGAATACAAGCGCTATCGCAAGGTCCCCGAGCGCGAGGCGGGACGCGCCGACTGGAAGCGCTTCCGCCTCTACTGA
- the tenA gene encoding thiaminase II produces MGYRFSDLTDACQQDWRAYIEHDFVRALGAGRLDEDAFRHYLEQDYLFLVHFSRAYALAAYKSQTLAELRHAFEGLKTILDVELDLHVGYCREWGITEDDLARLPEARATLAYTRYVLDTGSRGDLLDLHVALAPCLIGYGEIANWLNAQASTMRGAANPYDAWIAMYEGDAFQAAMHDERAWLDARLAEVTPERFARLATIFRDATRLEIDFWQMGLDRAD; encoded by the coding sequence ATGGGCTACCGCTTCAGCGACCTGACCGATGCCTGCCAGCAGGACTGGCGCGCCTATATCGAGCACGACTTCGTCCGCGCGCTGGGCGCCGGCCGGCTCGACGAGGACGCCTTCCGCCACTACCTGGAACAGGACTACCTGTTCCTGGTGCATTTCTCCCGGGCCTATGCCCTGGCCGCCTACAAGAGCCAGACCCTGGCCGAGCTGCGCCACGCCTTCGAGGGCCTGAAGACCATCCTCGACGTGGAGCTCGACCTGCATGTCGGCTACTGCCGCGAGTGGGGCATCACCGAGGACGACCTGGCCCGGCTGCCCGAGGCCCGGGCCACCCTCGCCTATACCCGCTACGTGCTCGACACCGGCAGCCGCGGCGACCTGCTCGACCTGCACGTGGCGCTCGCCCCCTGCCTGATCGGCTACGGCGAGATCGCGAACTGGCTGAACGCCCAGGCCTCCACGATGCGCGGTGCGGCCAACCCCTATGATGCCTGGATCGCCATGTACGAGGGCGACGCCTTCCAGGCCGCCATGCACGACGAGCGGGCCTGGCTCGACGCCCGGCTGGCCGAGGTCACGCCGGAGCGCTTCGCGCGCCTGGCGACCATCTTCCGCGATGCCACGCGGCTCGAGATCGATTTCTGGCAGATGGGCCTGGATCGCGCGGACTAA
- the thiC gene encoding phosphomethylpyrimidine synthase ThiC has translation MAKTDHFLAESARVDEAAIQALPGSRKRYVEGSRPDIRVPFREIALSPTRTSGADEANPPLLVYDTSGPYTDPEAEIDLRRGLPELRRGWIEERGDTELLDGPTSEYGRRRANDPMLAPLRFDLTRTPRRAREGHNVTQLHYARQGIVTPEMEFIAIRENQRRQALGTEEVERILGHQHAGQGFGARLPEEITPEFVRDEVAAGRAIIPSNINHPESEPMIIGRNFLVKINGNLGNSAVTSSIEDEVDKMTWGIRWGSDTIMDLSTGANIHETREWIIRNAPVPIGTVPIYQALEKVGGVAEDLTWEVFRDTLIEQAEQGVDYFTIHAGVLLRYVPLTAKRVTGIVSRGGSIMAKWCLYHHQESFLYTHFEEICEICKRYDVAFSLGDGLRPGSVADANDEAQFAELETLGELTRIAWQHDVQVMIEGPGHVPMHLIKENMDKQLAECDEAPFYTLGPLTTDIAPGYDHITSGIGAAMIGWYGCAMLCYVTPKEHLGLPNKDDVKTGIITYKIAAHAADLAKGHPAAQRRDNALSKARFEFRWEDQFNLGLDPDTAREYHDETLPKDSAKVAHFCSMCGPKFCSMKISQEVRDYARDRGLEGDQAAVMQGMEEQAEKFRQTGAELYKEV, from the coding sequence ATGGCCAAGACCGATCACTTCCTCGCCGAGAGCGCCCGCGTCGACGAGGCCGCCATCCAGGCCCTGCCCGGCTCGCGCAAGCGCTACGTCGAGGGCTCGCGCCCCGACATCCGCGTGCCTTTCCGCGAGATCGCCCTGTCGCCGACCCGCACCTCCGGCGCCGACGAGGCCAACCCGCCGCTGCTGGTCTATGACACCTCCGGCCCCTACACGGACCCCGAGGCCGAGATCGACCTGCGCCGCGGCCTGCCCGAGCTGCGCCGCGGCTGGATCGAGGAGCGCGGCGACACCGAGCTGCTCGACGGCCCCACCTCCGAGTACGGCCGCCGCCGCGCCAACGACCCCATGCTCGCCCCGCTGCGCTTCGACCTGACCCGCACCCCGCGCCGCGCCAGGGAAGGGCACAACGTCACCCAGCTGCACTATGCCCGCCAGGGCATCGTCACCCCGGAGATGGAATTCATCGCCATTCGGGAAAACCAGCGCCGCCAGGCGCTCGGCACCGAGGAGGTCGAGCGCATCCTCGGCCACCAGCATGCGGGCCAGGGCTTCGGCGCCCGACTCCCCGAGGAGATCACCCCGGAGTTCGTGCGCGACGAGGTGGCCGCCGGCCGCGCCATCATCCCCAGCAACATCAACCACCCGGAATCCGAGCCGATGATCATCGGCCGCAACTTCCTGGTGAAGATCAACGGCAACCTCGGCAACTCGGCGGTGACCTCCTCCATCGAGGACGAGGTCGACAAGATGACCTGGGGCATCCGCTGGGGCTCGGACACCATCATGGACCTCTCCACCGGGGCCAACATCCACGAGACCCGGGAATGGATCATCCGCAACGCCCCGGTGCCGATCGGCACTGTGCCCATCTACCAGGCGCTGGAGAAGGTGGGCGGCGTGGCCGAGGACCTGACCTGGGAGGTGTTCCGCGACACCCTGATCGAGCAGGCCGAGCAGGGCGTGGACTACTTCACCATCCATGCCGGCGTGCTGCTGCGCTATGTGCCGCTGACCGCCAAGCGGGTCACCGGCATCGTCTCCCGGGGCGGCTCGATCATGGCCAAGTGGTGCCTCTACCACCACCAGGAGAGCTTCCTCTACACCCACTTCGAGGAAATCTGCGAGATCTGCAAGCGCTATGATGTCGCCTTCTCGCTGGGCGACGGCCTGCGCCCGGGCTCGGTGGCGGACGCCAACGACGAGGCCCAGTTCGCCGAGCTGGAAACCCTGGGCGAGCTGACCCGTATCGCCTGGCAGCACGACGTCCAGGTGATGATCGAGGGGCCCGGTCACGTGCCCATGCACCTGATCAAGGAGAACATGGACAAGCAGCTCGCCGAGTGCGACGAGGCGCCCTTCTACACCCTCGGGCCGCTGACCACCGACATCGCGCCCGGCTATGACCACATCACCTCCGGCATCGGCGCGGCGATGATCGGCTGGTACGGCTGCGCCATGCTCTGCTACGTGACGCCCAAGGAGCACCTGGGCCTGCCCAACAAGGACGACGTCAAGACCGGCATCATCACCTACAAGATCGCCGCCCACGCCGCCGACCTGGCCAAGGGGCATCCTGCAGCGCAAAGGCGTGACAACGCGCTGTCCAAGGCGCGCTTCGAGTTCCGCTGGGAGGACCAGTTCAACCTGGGCCTCGACCCGGACACCGCCCGGGAGTACCACGACGAGACCCTGCCCAAGGACTCCGCCAAGGTGGCGCACTTCTGCTCCATGTGCGGGCCGAAGTTCTGCTCGATGAAGATCAGCCAGGAGGTCCGCGACTATGCTCGGGACAGGGGCCTCGAGGGTGACCAGGCGGCCGTGATGCAGGGAATGGAGGAGCAGGCCGAGAAGTTCCGCCAGACCGGCGCCGAGCTGTACAAGGAGGTGTGA